One Malaclemys terrapin pileata isolate rMalTer1 chromosome 7, rMalTer1.hap1, whole genome shotgun sequence genomic region harbors:
- the KCNK4 gene encoding potassium channel subfamily K member 4 isoform X2 yields MRRATVLALLTVVLVYLVSGAFVFRLLEQPHESRQQEALQVAREQFLQRYRCVPSQELDTLILHVRDTMGAGADPTANSTNGTSTNWDMGSAFFFAGTVITTIGFGNTSPKTEGGRLFCIFYALVGIPLFGMLLAGVGDHLGFSLRQAIGKVEDIFLKWQVSPTIVRVLSALLFILIGCILFVTIPTIVFQRVEGWTLLESVYFVVITLTTIGFGDYVAGDGMGDKHPWYKPLVWFWILLGLAYFASILTMIGNWLRVLSRRTRAEMGGLTAQAASWTGNVTAQLRVTGMGLPEKLQKVGTLKGHPPSPMPPELPPATPSPPPPLPRPELSSPSTALQVAQLNARNMAASAGGVLRPIDYMGENLAFIDESSDTQSEAPSEGGLQAKRPRQLRRLRTRHTHGQPPGLPMDLLSRTRHKGEAV; encoded by the exons ATGCGACGGGCTACGGTGCTGGCCCTGCTGACCGTGGTGCTGGTCTACCTGGTGAGTGGCGCCTTCGTCTTCCGCCTGCTGGAGCAGCCGCATGAGAGccgccagcaggaggcactgcaggttgCCCGTGAGCAGTTCCTGCAGAGATACCGCTGCGTGCCCAGCCAGGAGCTGGACACACTCATCCTG CATGTCAGAGACACCATGGGTGCCGGTGCTGACCCCACAGCCAACAGCACCAATGGCACCAGCACCAACTGGGACATGGGCAGCGCCTTCTTCTTCGCTGGCACCGTCATCACCACCATCG ggtTCGGTAACACATCCCCCAAGACAGAGGGGGGGCGTCTCTTCTGCATCTTCTACGCTCTGGTTGGGATCCCGCTCTTCGGGATGCTGCTGGCTGGGGTGGGCGACCACCTGGGCTTCTCGCTGCGCCAGGCCATCGGCAAGGTGGAGGATATCTTCCTG aaatgGCAGGTGAGTCCCACCATTGTGCGGGTTCTCTCCGCCCTGCTCTTCATCCTCATTGGCTGCATCCTTTTCGTCACCATCCCCACCATTGTGTTCCAGCGAGTGGAGGGCTGGACCCTGCTGGAATCTGTCTACTTTGTGGTCATCACGCTGACTACCATCGGCTTCGGGGACTATGTGGCAG GTGATGGTATGGGGGACAAGCACCCCTGGTACAAGCCCCTGGTCTGGTTCTGGATCCTGCTGGGCCTGGCCTACTTCGCCTCCATCCTCACCATGATTGGCAACTGGCTGCGGGTGTTGTCCCGTCGCACACGGGCCGAG ATGGGGGGCCTCACCGCGCAGGCTGCCAGCTGGACAGGGAATGTGACGGCCCAGCTGCGGGTGACGGGCATGGGGCTGCCTGAGAAGCTTCAGAAAGTGGGGACGCTGAAGGGACACCCACCCTCCCCTATGCCCCCGGAGCTTCCACCTGCCACGccttctccaccacctcccttgccTCGCCCGGAGCTCTCCTCTCCCAGCACCGCCCTGCAGGTGGCGCAGCTCAACGCCCGCAACATGGCCGCCTCAGCGGGGGGTGTCCTGCGCCCTATAGACTACATGGGGGAGAACCTGGCTTTCATCGATGAGAGCTCCGATACCCAGAGCGAGGCGCCCAGTGAAGGGGGGCTGCAGGCCAAGCGCCCCCGCCAACTCCGCCGCCTCCGTACCCGCCACACCCACGGCcagccccccggcctgcccaTGGACCTGCTGAGCCGCACTCGCCACAAGGGCGAGGCGGTCTAG
- the KCNK4 gene encoding potassium channel subfamily K member 4 isoform X1: MSSPLTSAAPHPAENHGALPVCYSSKESILSAAGVGQTPRSGQGSVMRRATVLALLTVVLVYLVSGAFVFRLLEQPHESRQQEALQVAREQFLQRYRCVPSQELDTLILHVRDTMGAGADPTANSTNGTSTNWDMGSAFFFAGTVITTIGFGNTSPKTEGGRLFCIFYALVGIPLFGMLLAGVGDHLGFSLRQAIGKVEDIFLKWQVSPTIVRVLSALLFILIGCILFVTIPTIVFQRVEGWTLLESVYFVVITLTTIGFGDYVAGDGMGDKHPWYKPLVWFWILLGLAYFASILTMIGNWLRVLSRRTRAEMGGLTAQAASWTGNVTAQLRVTGMGLPEKLQKVGTLKGHPPSPMPPELPPATPSPPPPLPRPELSSPSTALQVAQLNARNMAASAGGVLRPIDYMGENLAFIDESSDTQSEAPSEGGLQAKRPRQLRRLRTRHTHGQPPGLPMDLLSRTRHKGEAV, encoded by the exons TGAGCTCCCCCCTGAcctctgcagccccccaccctgctgagAACCATGGGGCACTGCCTGTCTGCTACTCGTCTAAGGAGTCAATCCTGAGTgcggcaggggtggggcagacacCCCGTAGTGGGCAGGGCAGCGTGATGCGACGGGCTACGGTGCTGGCCCTGCTGACCGTGGTGCTGGTCTACCTGGTGAGTGGCGCCTTCGTCTTCCGCCTGCTGGAGCAGCCGCATGAGAGccgccagcaggaggcactgcaggttgCCCGTGAGCAGTTCCTGCAGAGATACCGCTGCGTGCCCAGCCAGGAGCTGGACACACTCATCCTG CATGTCAGAGACACCATGGGTGCCGGTGCTGACCCCACAGCCAACAGCACCAATGGCACCAGCACCAACTGGGACATGGGCAGCGCCTTCTTCTTCGCTGGCACCGTCATCACCACCATCG ggtTCGGTAACACATCCCCCAAGACAGAGGGGGGGCGTCTCTTCTGCATCTTCTACGCTCTGGTTGGGATCCCGCTCTTCGGGATGCTGCTGGCTGGGGTGGGCGACCACCTGGGCTTCTCGCTGCGCCAGGCCATCGGCAAGGTGGAGGATATCTTCCTG aaatgGCAGGTGAGTCCCACCATTGTGCGGGTTCTCTCCGCCCTGCTCTTCATCCTCATTGGCTGCATCCTTTTCGTCACCATCCCCACCATTGTGTTCCAGCGAGTGGAGGGCTGGACCCTGCTGGAATCTGTCTACTTTGTGGTCATCACGCTGACTACCATCGGCTTCGGGGACTATGTGGCAG GTGATGGTATGGGGGACAAGCACCCCTGGTACAAGCCCCTGGTCTGGTTCTGGATCCTGCTGGGCCTGGCCTACTTCGCCTCCATCCTCACCATGATTGGCAACTGGCTGCGGGTGTTGTCCCGTCGCACACGGGCCGAG ATGGGGGGCCTCACCGCGCAGGCTGCCAGCTGGACAGGGAATGTGACGGCCCAGCTGCGGGTGACGGGCATGGGGCTGCCTGAGAAGCTTCAGAAAGTGGGGACGCTGAAGGGACACCCACCCTCCCCTATGCCCCCGGAGCTTCCACCTGCCACGccttctccaccacctcccttgccTCGCCCGGAGCTCTCCTCTCCCAGCACCGCCCTGCAGGTGGCGCAGCTCAACGCCCGCAACATGGCCGCCTCAGCGGGGGGTGTCCTGCGCCCTATAGACTACATGGGGGAGAACCTGGCTTTCATCGATGAGAGCTCCGATACCCAGAGCGAGGCGCCCAGTGAAGGGGGGCTGCAGGCCAAGCGCCCCCGCCAACTCCGCCGCCTCCGTACCCGCCACACCCACGGCcagccccccggcctgcccaTGGACCTGCTGAGCCGCACTCGCCACAAGGGCGAGGCGGTCTAG